A stretch of Blautia liquoris DNA encodes these proteins:
- a CDS encoding amidohydrolase family protein yields MGNDAYALKGIIVCTPDFNTIEYHENEYVICENRKSRGVFKELPKEYEGIPVIDYKDKFIIPGMCDMHLHAPQYGFRGIGMLLDSDSEWETWFDTYSFPEESRYFDLTYADKAYGRFVDDLLTNTTTTRACVFATIHRPATELLMRKMADAGFSAYVGKLNMDRNSRYGLQETTKESLTETKRWIEETMNGYGAIKPILTPRYTPTCTDECMEGLGKLSVWYHLPVQSHLSEGLDEIEWVKKLKPQISCYGEAYDQYGLLGSSEPSLMAHVVHPTDVEFELLTRRNVMVAHCPQSNMNAAGGVAPILDMVGAGIKVGLGTDMAGGCNLSLMRAMTDAIQASKLRWVYTKRNGDPFAKKQFLTVANAFYLATKGGGTFFGNVGSFEKDYEFDAVVLDDAPLADFILRSVSDRFQRVLWRHNEDTIHAKYIQGKEVYLKK; encoded by the coding sequence ATGGGAAACGATGCATATGCATTGAAAGGAATTATCGTCTGCACACCAGACTTTAATACGATTGAATATCATGAAAATGAGTATGTGATTTGTGAGAATCGAAAATCAAGGGGAGTTTTTAAAGAACTCCCAAAAGAATATGAAGGTATTCCTGTCATAGATTACAAAGACAAGTTCATCATCCCCGGCATGTGCGATATGCACCTGCATGCGCCACAATATGGTTTCCGTGGAATAGGGATGCTTTTGGATTCCGATTCCGAATGGGAAACCTGGTTTGACACCTATTCATTTCCCGAAGAAAGTCGTTACTTCGATCTTACTTATGCCGATAAGGCATACGGACGTTTTGTGGACGATCTTCTCACCAACACAACAACGACAAGAGCATGTGTATTTGCAACAATCCACAGACCGGCAACAGAACTTCTGATGAGAAAGATGGCAGATGCCGGTTTCTCCGCCTACGTCGGAAAGCTGAATATGGATCGAAATTCCAGATATGGACTTCAGGAAACAACCAAAGAATCACTCACTGAAACAAAACGCTGGATTGAAGAAACCATGAACGGATATGGAGCGATAAAGCCAATCCTGACACCGCGCTACACTCCCACTTGCACGGATGAATGTATGGAAGGACTGGGAAAACTTTCAGTTTGGTACCATCTTCCCGTACAGTCACATTTGTCCGAAGGATTAGATGAAATTGAATGGGTCAAAAAGCTGAAACCACAGATATCCTGCTATGGTGAAGCTTACGATCAATATGGCCTTCTTGGAAGCAGCGAACCCTCGCTGATGGCTCATGTCGTACATCCGACTGATGTCGAATTCGAACTGCTGACACGACGCAATGTTATGGTGGCTCACTGTCCGCAGTCGAATATGAACGCAGCAGGCGGCGTTGCACCGATCCTTGACATGGTCGGTGCCGGAATCAAGGTGGGATTGGGAACGGATATGGCCGGCGGATGTAACTTGAGTCTCATGCGCGCTATGACAGACGCCATACAGGCGAGCAAACTCCGCTGGGTTTACACCAAGAGAAACGGGGATCCCTTCGCAAAGAAACAGTTTCTTACCGTCGCAAACGCTTTCTATCTCGCAACAAAAGGAGGCGGGACATTCTTTGGAAATGTCGGAAGTTTCGAAAAGGATTATGAGTTTGATGCGGTAGTCCTAGATGATGCACCTCTCGCCGATTTCATCTTGCGCAGCGTATCCGACAGATTTCAGCGGGTTTTGTGGCGGCATAACGAAGATACAATTCACGCAAAATACATACAGGGAAAGGAAGTATATCTAAAAAAATAG
- a CDS encoding energy-coupling factor ABC transporter ATP-binding protein, whose protein sequence is MNDTITAKREESETVIEFDHVNWKYADTEIPALREIDFKVNRGEFIGIIGVNDSGKTSLCRLCNGLIPHSFTGELSGNVRIEGEDVRNTQTARLAKRSGLVFPDPEAQLSQLTVFDELAFGPANLGLPKEEIIETVNKVLHLMDLDSMKSRSPYTLSGGEQQRVAIASVLAMNPALLVLDEPTSNLDPDGTKKIFQTMKDLNQNEGITVLLVEHEIELLAEYATRIIVLNQGKKLLDGTPREVFSKIDIFHQIGIHVPQMTQVSESAREDYGLWPNQQDPLTLSEMIDLLNL, encoded by the coding sequence ATGAATGATACCATTACTGCAAAAAGGGAAGAATCCGAGACTGTGATCGAATTCGACCACGTAAACTGGAAATATGCGGATACAGAAATTCCGGCCTTAAGAGAGATTGACTTCAAAGTAAATCGAGGAGAATTTATAGGCATTATCGGTGTCAATGACTCCGGTAAAACCTCCTTATGCAGACTTTGTAACGGACTGATTCCACATTCGTTCACCGGTGAGTTGTCCGGGAATGTACGAATTGAGGGGGAAGATGTCAGGAACACACAGACAGCCCGTCTGGCAAAAAGATCCGGTCTGGTCTTTCCCGATCCCGAAGCACAGCTTAGTCAGCTTACAGTATTTGACGAACTTGCTTTTGGCCCGGCAAATCTGGGACTCCCAAAGGAAGAAATCATCGAAACAGTAAACAAAGTACTCCATCTTATGGACCTTGATTCCATGAAAAGCCGTTCTCCTTATACGCTCTCGGGAGGCGAACAGCAAAGAGTTGCCATCGCTTCTGTTCTTGCTATGAATCCAGCTTTGCTTGTCTTAGATGAACCCACCTCGAATCTGGACCCTGACGGAACGAAGAAGATCTTTCAGACGATGAAAGATCTGAATCAGAACGAGGGTATCACGGTTCTTTTGGTTGAACATGAAATCGAGCTGCTGGCAGAGTATGCCACCAGAATCATAGTTTTAAATCAGGGAAAAAAACTTCTCGACGGTACCCCTCGAGAAGTTTTCTCTAAAATAGATATCTTTCATCAGATTGGAATCCATGTTCCCCAGATGACGCAAGTATCTGAATCTGCCAGGGAGGACTATGGCTTATGGCCAAACCAGCAGGATCCCCTCACATTAAGCGAAATGATAGATCTTCTGAACCTGTAA
- a CDS encoding energy-coupling factor transporter transmembrane component T family protein produces MDAMTLYKPGNSFFHRCDSRIKLFILAVISVLSFLFYNPMIPMLLFLLTLSLNLLSTGSYTVKNFMFKMILVMMIFLIVLHGFVNPGGKTPALFFGHELHIPYFGAYTIEGFYLGLVFWFRMSTVILAAMLYITTTSPSEMMSGLQKLGIPFKFCFMLSMSLQLIPISTREASIIVSAQRARGLSEKTVTDKFKGLLPMFVPLVVSSLDRMETLSMALESRAFGYSNNPTDLSNIKIRKADWAILITGTILLILCITIRVRYGGLNWIHSVKSWSDIWFPRQI; encoded by the coding sequence ATGGATGCTATGACACTTTACAAACCAGGGAACTCATTCTTTCACAGGTGTGACAGCAGGATAAAACTATTTATCCTGGCTGTCATCTCGGTTTTATCCTTTTTATTCTATAACCCGATGATACCAATGCTCCTTTTTCTTTTGACCCTTTCTCTAAATCTTCTATCTACGGGAAGCTATACCGTTAAAAACTTTATGTTTAAAATGATTTTGGTAATGATGATTTTTCTCATTGTTTTACACGGATTTGTTAATCCGGGCGGCAAAACACCTGCACTGTTTTTCGGACATGAACTTCACATTCCCTATTTTGGTGCTTATACAATAGAAGGTTTTTATCTGGGGCTTGTCTTCTGGTTTCGAATGTCTACTGTTATTCTAGCTGCCATGCTCTATATCACCACTACTTCCCCCTCAGAGATGATGAGTGGTCTTCAAAAACTTGGAATTCCCTTTAAGTTCTGTTTCATGCTCTCCATGTCACTTCAGCTGATTCCCATCAGCACCAGAGAGGCATCTATCATAGTCTCCGCGCAAAGAGCAAGGGGGCTTTCCGAAAAAACTGTCACTGACAAATTCAAAGGGCTTCTTCCAATGTTCGTTCCCCTTGTTGTCAGTTCTCTGGACCGCATGGAGACGTTGTCGATGGCTCTCGAAAGCAGGGCTTTTGGCTACAGTAATAATCCGACTGATTTATCCAATATTAAAATAAGAAAAGCAGACTGGGCAATTCTCATCACAGGAACTATACTTTTAATCTTATGTATCACGATTCGCGTTCGCTACGGAGGGCTTAACTGGATTCATTCAGTAAAAAGCTGGAGTGATATATGGTTTCCAAGACAGATATAA
- a CDS encoding energy-coupling factor ABC transporter ATP-binding protein — protein MEIIAKTEHLSHSYPGGIKALNNINLTLYKHDITAIIGQNGSGKTTLSKHFNGLLKATKGNVLVNDHNIARKKVSEMAKDVGYVFQNPSYQLFCSNVKDEIKFGLKNLKLDDREIALKAREVMERFHLTEYAKSQPMTLGSGMKKIVALASVYVMNPSLLILDEPTTGQDQPGKSSLGELMLEMASQGKSVLVVTHDMNFVSEYAKRVIVMANGEIIKEGTPDQIFTDESVMNKAHIQPPQIYAIANSLKKSGMNIQNNEINIKHLAQLISERSAVIDGCYDTLQTRELILSQV, from the coding sequence ATGGAAATAATCGCGAAAACAGAACATCTCAGTCATAGTTATCCCGGAGGAATAAAAGCTTTAAACAATATTAATCTTACCCTTTACAAACACGATATCACAGCCATCATAGGACAAAATGGAAGCGGTAAGACTACCCTTTCCAAGCATTTTAATGGTCTGCTAAAAGCAACAAAAGGTAACGTACTGGTGAATGATCACAACATAGCGAGAAAAAAAGTCAGCGAAATGGCCAAAGATGTCGGATATGTCTTTCAGAATCCAAGTTACCAGCTGTTTTGTTCCAATGTAAAAGACGAAATCAAGTTCGGCCTTAAAAATCTGAAACTAGATGACAGAGAAATCGCTCTAAAAGCCAGAGAAGTGATGGAGCGTTTCCATCTCACAGAATACGCTAAATCACAGCCGATGACACTTGGAAGTGGAATGAAAAAAATTGTCGCGCTCGCCAGTGTTTACGTCATGAATCCATCTCTTTTGATTCTGGATGAGCCGACTACCGGACAGGATCAGCCCGGCAAAAGCAGCCTCGGTGAACTAATGCTGGAAATGGCATCGCAGGGAAAATCAGTCTTAGTCGTAACACATGATATGAATTTCGTTTCCGAATATGCAAAACGTGTCATCGTCATGGCAAATGGAGAAATTATCAAGGAAGGAACCCCGGATCAGATTTTTACGGATGAATCTGTCATGAACAAGGCTCATATACAACCGCCACAGATTTATGCGATTGCCAACTCCTTAAAAAAGTCAGGCATGAATATTCAAAACAATGAAATAAATATCAAACATCTGGCACAATTGATTTCAGAAAGGAGTGCGGTAATTGATGGATGCTATGACACTTTACAAACCAGGGAACTCATTCTTTCACAGGTGTGA
- a CDS encoding AraC family transcriptional regulator, with amino-acid sequence MNENIDYTHIPAKINYYSNEDFKIPAHWHTNIELEYVIHGKVQITKNGKARWISAGECIIIDSGSVHKLRTAPDEHAEGISLIFSNEYLKGICPDFENISFDLGHSPEKKRLFYETIEELFYIHKEQSETNTDKTSDQDTYTFLLESSYIQRILYLMMNDFVTNNKQTQQTRAQITGQNQRIKLCIRYMEEHYCENLNAGEMAERTGVSREYFSRSFKKYTGTTFCEYLNTLRLSFAFRSLVSSKNSILDIAMESGFPDQRAFVRCFRGRYNCSPSEYRKQLKNHGKSQIVQKPVNNCEEIPSSRSYTIDESNISFK; translated from the coding sequence ATGAATGAAAATATTGACTATACGCATATTCCGGCAAAAATCAATTACTATTCTAATGAAGACTTTAAGATACCGGCACATTGGCACACAAACATTGAATTAGAATACGTCATCCATGGCAAGGTACAAATCACCAAAAACGGCAAAGCCAGATGGATTAGTGCCGGAGAATGTATCATTATAGACAGCGGCAGTGTACACAAACTGCGAACTGCTCCTGATGAACACGCGGAAGGCATCAGTTTAATCTTTTCTAATGAATATTTAAAGGGCATCTGTCCCGATTTTGAAAATATATCTTTTGATCTGGGACACAGTCCCGAGAAGAAAAGGCTCTTCTATGAAACCATAGAGGAGCTTTTTTATATTCACAAAGAACAGTCTGAGACAAATACAGACAAAACCTCTGATCAAGATACCTATACTTTTCTTCTGGAAAGTAGTTATATACAGCGGATTTTATATCTTATGATGAATGATTTTGTTACAAACAATAAGCAGACACAGCAGACTCGAGCACAGATCACAGGTCAGAATCAGAGAATCAAACTTTGTATCCGCTATATGGAGGAACACTACTGTGAGAATCTAAATGCCGGTGAGATGGCTGAGCGGACAGGTGTATCACGTGAGTACTTCTCCCGCAGCTTTAAAAAATATACAGGAACGACATTCTGTGAATATCTAAATACTCTTCGTTTGTCCTTTGCATTTCGCTCTCTTGTATCATCTAAAAATTCAATTCTTGATATTGCCATGGAATCCGGTTTTCCAGACCAGCGGGCATTTGTAAGATGTTTTCGAGGCAGGTATAACTGCTCTCCAAGCGAATACAGAAAACAACTCAAAAACCATGGGAAGTCACAAATTGTACAAAAACCGGTCAATAATTGCGAAGAAATTCCAAGCAGCAGGTCCTATACTATAGATGAATCAAACATTTCTTTCAAATAG
- a CDS encoding DUF3298 and DUF4163 domain-containing protein, translating to MQTISNRSLKNRLYFQGRPVFIYEINYPIFSTTCADDTAQKINRYYLKQANDLEFRCRNELFPQAVSGLGNRPLYPSPFPSYTFTCDYKITYNSMCITSLYFDQYTYMGGAHGDTIRSSDTWNFKNAEQLMLQDFFPKQEDFKELILKEIERQISEREKKNPGNYFENYTDLLRENFHSENFFLTPEGVVVYYQQYDIAPYVGGIQEFTIHGIL from the coding sequence ATGCAGACAATATCAAATCGTTCTCTGAAGAATCGTTTGTACTTCCAGGGCAGACCCGTATTTATCTACGAAATCAATTATCCTATATTTTCTACCACTTGTGCTGATGACACTGCACAGAAGATCAATCGCTATTATCTGAAACAAGCGAATGATCTGGAATTCCGCTGTCGAAACGAACTCTTCCCTCAGGCTGTAAGCGGGCTTGGGAATCGCCCTTTGTACCCCTCGCCTTTTCCAAGTTATACCTTCACCTGCGATTATAAGATCACCTATAACTCCATGTGCATTACAAGCCTGTACTTTGATCAATACACCTATATGGGAGGAGCTCACGGTGATACCATCCGCAGTTCCGACACCTGGAATTTTAAAAACGCAGAACAACTGATGCTGCAGGACTTCTTCCCCAAACAGGAAGATTTCAAAGAACTGATACTAAAAGAAATAGAACGGCAGATTTCCGAGCGGGAGAAAAAAAATCCAGGGAACTACTTTGAAAACTATACAGATCTTCTGAGAGAAAATTTTCATTCTGAGAATTTCTTTCTTACACCAGAAGGGGTTGTGGTCTACTATCAACAATATGATATAGCACCATACGTGGGAGGAATACAGGAGTTTACAATCCACGGGATCCTATAA
- the thrC gene encoding threonine synthase: MDVLYKSTRGNGSAVSASQAILKGMPDDGGLFVPFEIPKLDVNVSDLAKMDYREVAFEVMRRFLSDFTEAELKSCIAKAYDEKFDTEEIVSLKERDGAFYLELFHGPTIAFKDMALSILPHLMTTAARKNHVKNEIVILTATSGDTGKAALAGFADVPGTKVIVFYPKDGVSPVQERQMVTQKGGNTYVVAIRGNFDDAQTGVKKILEDEKLSRELAEKGFQFSSANSINIGRLVPQIVYYVYAYALLVRRNKIKNGDKMNVVVPTGNFGNILAAFYAKNMGLPIGKLICASNENKVLSDFFHTGCYDRNREFFLTSSPSMDILISSNLERLIYMVSGSEDENKKLMEQLSQKGIYKISDEMRGRLHNFYGNYASEKETQAVIKKMFEDTGYVLDPHTAVASAVYDEYQSETKDDTPTVIASTASPYKFMGSVLHSISTEKSENLTDVEQISALHKICNVAVPNAVKEIFDAPVLHDTVTDVKNMEQTVKNIIFR, translated from the coding sequence ATGGATGTTCTATACAAAAGTACACGGGGAAATGGCAGTGCAGTGAGTGCTTCACAGGCAATTCTAAAGGGTATGCCCGACGATGGCGGTCTTTTTGTCCCTTTTGAGATACCGAAACTGGATGTTAATGTCAGTGACCTGGCGAAGATGGATTACAGGGAAGTTGCGTTCGAGGTAATGAGACGGTTTTTATCGGATTTTACTGAAGCTGAGTTGAAATCTTGCATTGCAAAAGCATATGATGAAAAGTTTGATACAGAAGAAATCGTCTCTTTAAAAGAAAGAGATGGAGCATTTTATCTGGAACTATTTCACGGTCCTACAATTGCATTCAAGGATATGGCTCTTTCAATTTTGCCGCACCTTATGACAACGGCAGCCAGAAAAAATCATGTGAAAAATGAAATTGTGATTTTGACAGCGACATCCGGAGACACCGGAAAAGCCGCTCTTGCAGGCTTTGCCGATGTGCCGGGCACAAAGGTTATCGTATTCTATCCCAAAGACGGGGTCAGTCCTGTTCAGGAGAGGCAGATGGTAACACAGAAAGGTGGTAATACATATGTGGTGGCAATAAGAGGTAACTTTGATGATGCTCAGACTGGTGTAAAGAAGATTCTGGAAGATGAGAAACTTTCGAGGGAACTGGCTGAAAAAGGCTTTCAGTTTAGCTCAGCAAATTCTATTAACATCGGACGTCTGGTTCCTCAGATCGTTTATTACGTCTATGCTTACGCTTTATTAGTGAGAAGAAATAAAATAAAAAACGGCGATAAGATGAATGTTGTTGTTCCGACAGGAAACTTTGGAAATATCCTGGCTGCATTTTATGCAAAGAATATGGGACTTCCGATTGGAAAGCTGATCTGCGCGTCAAATGAAAACAAAGTTCTCAGCGACTTCTTTCATACGGGATGTTATGATAGGAACAGGGAGTTTTTTCTCACTTCATCCCCGTCCATGGATATTCTCATATCCAGCAACCTGGAACGATTGATATACATGGTTTCTGGCTCTGAGGATGAGAATAAAAAGCTAATGGAACAGCTGTCACAAAAGGGAATCTATAAAATCTCAGATGAGATGAGAGGGAGATTGCATAACTTTTATGGCAATTATGCTTCTGAGAAAGAAACACAGGCTGTGATAAAAAAGATGTTTGAGGATACCGGTTATGTCTTAGATCCACATACGGCTGTGGCATCGGCAGTTTATGATGAATATCAGTCAGAAACGAAGGATGATACACCTACAGTGATTGCATCGACGGCAAGTCCATATAAATTTATGGGAAGTGTTCTTCATTCCATAAGTACGGAAAAGTCTGAAAATCTGACAGACGTAGAACAGATCAGTGCACTTCATAAAATCTGTAACGTTGCAGTTCCGAATGCAGTAAAAGAGATCTTTGATGCTCCTGTGCTTCACGACACAGTGACTGATGTAAAAAATATGGAACAAACGGTCAAAAATATCATTTTCAGATAA
- the cobT gene encoding nicotinate-nucleotide--dimethylbenzimidazole phosphoribosyltransferase, which translates to MELQKLCEKIERLDLKSMKRAVVHWDSIAKPLHSLGKLEDVIVQIAGIQGTEKVHIARKALVILCADNGVVEEGVTQTGQEVTAIVSENFLTDKATAAILCQRAGADLLPVDMGIARDTNLRNCKIAYGTKNMAKGPAMTRAQAIQGIETGILLVKELKNKGYDILATGEMGIGNTTSSSAVVSVLLDKSVEEVTGRGAGLSGEGLNRKIITIKKAIELNNPDREDTIDVLAKVGGFDLAGMTGVFLGGACYHIPVVIDGFISLAAALCASRISPITRDYMIASHVSKEPATKMLLEALHKDAFLTCDMCLGEGTGAVTLFPILDMACEVYDKMSTFKDNSIEAYQPLE; encoded by the coding sequence TTGGAGTTACAGAAGCTGTGTGAGAAAATTGAAAGATTAGACTTGAAATCGATGAAACGGGCGGTCGTCCACTGGGACAGTATCGCAAAACCACTTCATAGTCTGGGAAAGCTGGAAGATGTGATCGTGCAGATCGCAGGAATTCAGGGAACGGAAAAAGTACATATTGCAAGAAAAGCACTGGTTATCCTCTGTGCGGATAACGGTGTGGTCGAAGAGGGTGTCACGCAGACCGGGCAGGAAGTCACAGCAATTGTCTCCGAGAATTTTCTGACGGATAAAGCAACAGCCGCCATATTATGTCAAAGAGCCGGAGCAGATCTTCTTCCGGTCGACATGGGAATTGCTAGAGACACGAATCTTCGAAACTGTAAGATCGCCTATGGAACTAAAAATATGGCAAAAGGGCCAGCGATGACCCGTGCACAGGCAATACAGGGAATTGAAACAGGGATCTTACTGGTGAAAGAATTAAAGAATAAAGGTTATGATATTTTGGCAACCGGTGAGATGGGAATTGGTAATACGACCTCTAGCAGTGCTGTTGTTTCCGTCTTGCTTGACAAATCTGTGGAGGAGGTGACAGGCAGAGGCGCTGGGCTATCCGGTGAGGGATTGAACAGGAAGATTATCACAATTAAAAAGGCAATTGAACTAAATAATCCAGATCGAGAGGATACCATTGACGTACTTGCAAAAGTCGGAGGATTTGATCTTGCAGGAATGACAGGAGTATTTTTGGGAGGAGCCTGTTATCATATTCCAGTTGTCATTGATGGATTTATCTCTCTTGCTGCGGCACTTTGTGCGTCGAGAATCTCTCCGATTACACGAGATTATATGATTGCCTCGCATGTCTCAAAAGAGCCTGCAACGAAAATGCTGCTTGAGGCACTGCATAAAGATGCATTTCTCACCTGTGATATGTGCCTGGGAGAGGGGACCGGTGCGGTGACACTCTTTCCAATTCTCGATATGGCATGTGAAGTATACGATAAAATGAGCACCTTTAAAGACAATTCTATTGAAGCATATCAGCCGCTTGAGTAA
- a CDS encoding bifunctional adenosylcobinamide kinase/adenosylcobinamide-phosphate guanylyltransferase, whose protein sequence is MFYVVTGGSGSGKSAYAEELIIRSGSGPRIYIATMYPYDEESHKRIARHRQMRAKKEFETVECYTDLASAQIPEGANVLLECMSNLTANELFRPEGARKDVSLSIMKGIRHLLDSCKNLIVVTNEIFSDGIRYDDETRNYQRILGDINVWMASISDHVTEIVYGIPLIFK, encoded by the coding sequence ATGTTTTATGTGGTAACAGGCGGTTCCGGCAGCGGAAAATCGGCATATGCGGAGGAACTTATTATAAGATCGGGATCTGGTCCGCGTATCTACATTGCCACGATGTATCCGTATGATGAGGAAAGCCATAAAAGAATTGCCAGACATCGTCAGATGCGTGCAAAAAAGGAATTCGAAACGGTGGAGTGCTATACAGATCTTGCTTCGGCACAGATTCCCGAGGGCGCGAATGTTCTGCTGGAATGTATGTCAAACCTCACTGCAAATGAGCTGTTTCGTCCTGAGGGAGCTAGAAAAGATGTTTCACTTTCCATTATGAAAGGAATTCGCCATCTCTTAGATTCCTGTAAGAATCTGATTGTTGTGACAAACGAGATCTTCTCTGACGGAATCCGGTACGATGATGAAACGAGGAATTATCAGCGAATTCTGGGAGATATTAATGTTTGGATGGCCTCCATATCCGATCATGTGACAGAAATTGTATATGGGATTCCGTTGATATTCAAATAG
- a CDS encoding adenosylcobinamide-GDP ribazoletransferase yields MMKNIWSSFIVAFAMYSKIPMPKTEWTKDHMKYSMCFFPFVGVAVGLIEYGWFLLASYLRFGAVFRAAGMTLIPVLVTGGIHMDGYLDTMDALSSWREKNQRLVILKDPHAGAFAIITGVVWFLISFAAATEITGKMMPFYCAIFVVSRCFSGLSVICFHNANPKGSAAAFSDQAQKKATGCVLIIYLAILLVVMCSLNPVQGITCFGTGLAVFFYYRWKSYKYFGGITGDLAGYFLSLAELLMQLAVIFAATIMGKL; encoded by the coding sequence ATGATGAAGAATATATGGAGTAGTTTTATTGTGGCATTTGCAATGTATTCAAAGATTCCAATGCCAAAGACTGAATGGACGAAAGATCACATGAAGTATTCGATGTGTTTTTTTCCGTTTGTGGGTGTGGCTGTCGGACTTATCGAATATGGATGGTTTTTGTTGGCCTCGTATCTGCGATTTGGAGCGGTATTTCGGGCAGCCGGAATGACACTGATACCCGTTTTGGTGACCGGTGGGATTCACATGGATGGATACCTGGACACGATGGATGCATTAAGTTCGTGGAGAGAGAAAAATCAAAGACTGGTAATCTTAAAAGATCCACATGCGGGTGCATTTGCCATCATTACGGGGGTTGTCTGGTTTTTAATCTCTTTTGCTGCTGCAACAGAGATCACAGGAAAAATGATGCCCTTTTATTGCGCAATATTTGTCGTCTCGAGATGTTTTAGTGGTTTGTCCGTAATCTGCTTTCATAATGCAAATCCAAAGGGCAGTGCGGCTGCATTCTCTGACCAGGCTCAGAAGAAAGCGACTGGATGTGTGTTAATCATCTATCTTGCAATTTTGCTGGTTGTGATGTGTAGTTTAAACCCTGTGCAGGGTATCACTTGTTTTGGTACAGGACTGGCTGTTTTTTTCTATTACAGATGGAAAAGCTACAAGTATTTTGGCGGAATTACAGGAGATCTGGCGGGGTACTTCTTAAGTTTGGCAGAACTTTTGATGCAGCTTGCTGTTATCTTTGCAGCCACTATAATGGGAAAGCTGTAA
- a CDS encoding bifunctional adenosylcobinamide kinase/adenosylcobinamide-phosphate guanylyltransferase produces the protein MILIVGGAFQGKRAYANNYLKKEIHWIDGKECEYDDIFSSEGIFNFHLFVKRILRTGEPDQFPEQLMRENPDIVIVTDELGYGVVPVEASDRAWREKTGRICTELAEQADEVHRVVCGVGMVIKNA, from the coding sequence ATGATACTGATTGTAGGAGGGGCTTTTCAAGGTAAAAGAGCATATGCTAATAACTATTTAAAAAAAGAGATTCATTGGATTGACGGAAAGGAATGTGAATACGATGATATTTTTTCGTCTGAGGGTATTTTCAATTTCCATCTATTTGTGAAACGAATTTTACGCACAGGCGAGCCTGACCAGTTTCCGGAGCAATTGATGAGAGAAAATCCGGATATTGTAATTGTCACGGACGAGCTTGGATATGGTGTTGTGCCGGTAGAGGCTTCTGATCGGGCTTGGAGAGAAAAAACAGGACGCATCTGTACAGAACTTGCAGAGCAGGCAGATGAGGTGCACCGTGTAGTATGTGGGGTTGGGATGGTGATAAAAAATGCTTAA
- a CDS encoding histidine phosphatase family protein: MLKIQMIRHGKTYGNTQGRYIGTTDEHLLESESQALLKPFFSPVECVFLSPMIRCRETALLLFPEQEYMIIDGFRECDFGEFENKNYQELSDRKSYQQWIDSEGTLGFPGGETMQEFKERTLDAFEHMIAYCIQKKYENVAMVVHGGTIMSILDTYGFPQADYFDWHVENAEGYKIRTYLEHWKFGRKELVVDSKITRDIEE, from the coding sequence ATGCTTAAAATACAGATGATACGACATGGCAAAACATATGGCAATACACAGGGGCGCTATATAGGAACGACGGATGAACACCTTCTGGAATCGGAATCCCAGGCACTTTTGAAACCTTTCTTTTCCCCGGTGGAGTGCGTATTTTTAAGCCCCATGATCCGATGTCGCGAGACGGCACTGCTGTTGTTTCCCGAACAAGAATATATGATCATCGATGGGTTCCGCGAATGTGATTTCGGTGAATTTGAGAATAAAAATTATCAGGAGCTGTCAGATCGTAAATCTTATCAGCAGTGGATCGACAGCGAGGGAACTCTCGGATTTCCCGGCGGAGAGACTATGCAGGAATTTAAAGAACGCACATTGGATGCATTTGAGCATATGATCGCTTACTGTATACAAAAAAAATATGAAAATGTGGCTATGGTGGTTCATGGCGGCACAATTATGAGTATCCTGGATACCTATGGGTTTCCACAGGCGGATTATTTTGACTGGCATGTAGAAAACGCAGAAGGGTATAAGATCCGTACCTACCTGGAACATTGGAAATTTGGCAGAAAAGAGCTGGTGGTCGATAGTAAGATTACGAGAGATATTGAGGAATAG